A window from Pongo abelii isolate AG06213 chromosome 6, NHGRI_mPonAbe1-v2.0_pri, whole genome shotgun sequence encodes these proteins:
- the SMIM30 gene encoding small integral membrane protein 30, whose translation MTSVSTQLSLVLMSLLLVLPVVEAVEAGDAIALLLGVVLSITGICACLGVYARKRNGQM comes from the coding sequence ATGACCTCAGTTTCAACACAGTTGTCCTTAGTCCTCATGTCACTGCTTTTGGTGCTGCCTGTTGTGGAAGCAGTAGAAGCCGGTGATGCAATCGCCCTTTTGTTAGGTGTGGTTCTCAGCATTACAGGCATTTGTGCCTGCTTGGGGGTATATGCACGAAAAAGAAATGGACAGATGTGA